The genomic region GAGAACCAGAGACCAGCTGGAAACCAACATTTTATTGagctctccccacccctcagaAATCTATTCCAGCAGATTTTCTCTTTGCCACGGGCATCACAGACACGGGGGCATGACCAgcactccccccgccccccacatgACCCACCACGAGAGGAAGGCTCCTTCCCGGACAGGCCGCTGCGGAGTGGGCTGGGGCCCGGGGAGcaagcccagcccagccttgGCATGGGCAGTTAACCAGTAACGACCCCAGAGGTATAATGAATTCATTTCTCttacaaaaaacaagaaaaaactagTATGAAACCTCAGTAAGTGTCCCAGCACTCGgagtttaaatataaaaaagggATCATCAGAAAACAGTTAAAAAGACAACTAAACAAACAAGGCCACCTCCAGGGTGGCGGTCAGGGGGAGGGGACCAGCCCCGCCCCCGCACTGCCCCGCAGCGGCCGTCACTGGAGGAGGTGGAGCCCCCAGcccagcagcagcaccagcagcagcagcacggACAGAGCCAGCTCGCGCCCCCGACTGGGGGACACCTGTGGGATGAAGGGGAGAGAAGTGAGGACCCCCAGCCTGGAAGAGGCTTGCTCATTCCACAGCTCGCCGTCCTGTGCGCGCTCTGTGGACATGGGATGAGCACATGTGGGTGACAGTGGGCCGGCAAAGAGCGAGTCTGGTAAAGGAAGGGAACGCAGAAGCGCCTCACTCAGAACTGGAGGGGTCTAGAACAAGGTGCCCTGAAAGATGAGCACAGGacggggaggagaggagagtggccctggggacacacagaggagaggaggCCAGCCCACCCGGGCTGCTCGTCTGCCGGGAACTGGCACAATACGATGGAGAGGTGTGAGGGACCATCCGCGGTGCTGGGGGGGAGGATCAGCAGTGGTCAGGGAAGCAGCTCAGGAGAAGAGGCCTCTGCCCTGGGCAGATAACCAGTCATGTCTGCCAGGTGGAGGCAGTCCTGGTACAGGCGGGAGCACGGGCACAGCTGTGGAAGCTAGCGCACGCAAGGACTCGTGCATCCTCTCTCAGTAAGCCAGCCATCTCAAACCCAAAGGCCCAGGgaacaggcaggaggaggaaTGGGTGAAGCAGGCAAAAGAAGACAATAGGGATTGGTGGGGACTGCAGCAACCAGCGAGGCTGTGCCCTACGGGGCAGCTGCTCCACGGCTCCAGAGGGCTACACATGCAGGAAGGTGAGTCAAGGTCATGAAATCTCAGGCTTACCCTGTCCCTGCGGGTCAGGAAGCTCCAGAACCTTATGTTCTCCCTGAGGTTAGTGAGACCATCCATGAAACTTCTAAAAACACCCCTCAGGCCTGTCTGGTTGTAGGTGAAGGCCAAGCTATAAGACAgatgggagggggagcagggccATTACTGCAGGAACAGGGGCAAGGACGGCCTTTGTTTTAGGTGACAACTGTGTGAGCAGAGGGCCTGTCCCCTCCCCTGGGTGGCTCCACCAATGAGGGCCTCTCTCCCCGGCCATTTCTGGTCCTAAATTCATCTGATTTCCTGTTTCCTCCCCAGCCTGCCGGCCAACCCGCTGGGGGTTCGGCCTTGCGTTCTGGAGCTGGCCACTTGGAAAACGCTCCACTGCCCACAGGCCCAAAGAGGCAGGTCCAGAGGGGCGGGTGCTCATTCCAGAGCAGCTTCGTTCCAATAGTGGTCCGGGCTCCCCAAAGGAAGGCTGCCTCCCTGGGGACCAAGAGACCCCGTAAACCTTCATCCTGGTCTCGAAGAGTAAGGTTTCTATGTCCCCACCCTGAGCAATTCTGTGAGGTACTGAGAACCTGCAGGGACGCTGGAAAATCATGGAAGCTGAACGTCATCAGGAGAGAGGCCTCCATGCAGATGGCCCCGCTGACAACACAGACAGCTCCGTCTGAGCTCACTCGGCATCTCCCGTCTTTTTAAGTCAGGACCATTTTGGAAAGATCCTGTCTGGGCTTGCTGAGGGAAGAGCGAAAGGGGCTTGGGTTCTGCTGTGTCTGCTGCCTAGTCCAGGAAGAACGGGGTGGCAGCAGGCCAGCTCCAGGGGCTGGGGCCTCCTGGGGGTGAGGGACCTAAAGGTCTCAGGGCTGCCTGGAGTGGACGGAGCCATTTCCTCCCAGGGGCCCCTGTGGGCCAGGCCCGCGCTACGGAAGCCCTGGGCTGGGCAAGGGCTGGTCACCTGTACATGGCCACCCCAGGCAGCTCAGCGATGTGGGGCAGCATCCATCTCACTTCCATCTCGTCCCCGATGAAGGCCAGCCGCATGGCCACAGAGTCACGGTTGTCACTGTGGAAAGGGCACAGGGAATGAGGAGTGTGGTTGTGCTGGCGACCCCACGCCCAGACCCACCTGGCCAATTGGGCCACAGGTTTGTGGGGTCCACGGGCGGCGCAGAGTGAGGCAAGGGGCAGGGAGCCTTCGCACGCCCCTCCACTGGCTCCCACTTTGCTTCAGCAAAAGCCAGCGAGGTCCCGCCCACAGGTGGACTCCCTGGAGTATGGGCCCCAGATGCCAGGGAGGGGCTGCCCAGTGCAGCCGGGGTCAGTCCTTCTTGCGGAGGGGGTGCTTCTCAGTTTGGTCTGAGCCCCCATGGGGGTGGGAGCGCCCGTGTGCACAGCGGCTCAGCCTCCCCCTGCAGCCCTGCTCCCCCTCCAAGGTAGGCGGATGCCCTGGAGGCCCCCTGGGTGGCACGGTGGGCTTGGTGGCAAGGGTGGGCAACGGGCTGGGTAGGTTGGGGGCTCTGAGGCCCCTCAGATCACTCAGGCTGGCTTCTCACAGGGGTCTCAACTTACCCCTCTCCTTGTGGGGAGGGGCTCTGGGAACTGTTCCCTGGTCCCCGATCCTGAAACCACCTTTGCTGTCATCACCCCTGTGAGAACGGAGGGGCCTGGGCCCCCCCTCGCACTGAACGCATGCTGGCTGGAAATGGAGGCTCACACGCTCCCACCCAACCTCCAGGTCCCACACTCGCCCTCCCCTCCGGGCGTCTGAGCGGCTTCGGCCCTGCCTGCTCGCAGGGGTTTGCCCACACATTCCATCTCGGTGACCTGGCAGCTCTTCTGGAAATTCCCAGGCAGACAGGCCTCCCGGGGGCCAAGGACTCGgggcctctcccagccctgccccggcTACCTGCCCAGTCTCCCCAGGGTCTGTGCTCTCTCTATTCCAGGGGCACTGGGGGGACAggacgggggcggggggtgggaaGGGTTGACTGGCAATCAGGGTGGTGGGCTGAGGTCCCATCTCTACCCTGACACCCTTGGGACCTCAGGAAAACACTGCCTCAGGCTGAACATTCCCTGTTGTCATCTACAAACGGAGCAGGGAGTGGGGAAGAGGCAGATCTTGGGGTCCCTCCAGCCCTAAAATCTCAACCAACCCCAAACCCCACATCCAGGACCTAATGACTAAGAGAATCCTCAGGCTGAAGCAGGAGAGAAGCGTCTCGAACCCTGGAGTGGATGCTGGGAAGACCCCCTCTTCACTGCCCTGCCAGCCAGGGCCAGGAACCGCATCTGAAGCAGCTGCTCAGGCTACTTCCGGTTTTCTAAAACTGGATCCATCTTGAGAGGCCTTGAGGAGGTAGGTGATCATGGACACGAGGGCCAGGAGGCACCCTGTCCTACGGCCACAAGCTTGAGCCATTTTGACGGCCAGCACCCAAGGTCCATCCTGGGACTGTGAACGTGCCGGATGCCCCAAGGGGCCCCCCCGTGAGCTGGTATCAGAGCAAAGCGGCCCAGCCCAGGTCACCTGCCCCCATGACCACGCCTGGGGAACCCAGAGGGCCTCTCTCCTAACCACCCGGTAAAGGTCACTACCAGGAACGGGCGTGGGCGGGGCCGTGAGGGCTGCTGGGACCTACCTGTCGGGGGAGGACTCTGTGAGCTCGGTCATGCCAAGAACCTCCAGGGCTTCCGGGCTGCGCTCGTGCAGGAAGGCATCCAGAAAGAGGTCCCTGGAGACGGGTCCTACTTGAGACATTTCTTCTCTGGGGGAAAACAACACATGCTGACCGGATGCCCAGAACTATGCAACCTGGGTTTCACTCATgtgtcccctctgcccccagcccacttcacctctgcccccagcccactCTCTCTCTGCCAATGCCATCGTCAGCCTCCTCCTACCCCAGCTTCCCCAAGCACGACCCCTGCCCAGCGCTCACTGTGTGGCTCTGGGCAAGACACCAAGCCTCTCTGTTCTCTGTCATACGTCTCTAAGTCAGGGATTTAGAGATGATTCATAAGGGCCCTTGCCTAGAGAATAAATATAAGGAAGCTCTAATACTGGCCTTTAGGAGGCCAGTAATCAAACTAAAAAACCCAAACGTCTGGTGTCAAAATAGTGGATGAAGGCCAGGTTCCACCAGGAGAGCAAGTTCCCTGGGTCTGCCCGGCCACAGAGCCTTCTTTCGACGTCTGCCATCTCCCTTGGGCAGAAACAGCAAATAAGCCAAACAAGGAAAAGTCAGCCACCATCCCAGTCCCCAGAGGGACCACGCTaaccttccagtcttttttctagacacacacatgcatcaCACACGCATTTTCAAAGATGGGAGCGCTCCTTACATAGAGTTTTATAAGCCCCTTTCTTCACCCGACTGTCTTGGCAAGGCTGTTATTTACCTTATTTACCCCGGGGCTCCTTGCTAATAGAACTAATTTTCTTTGAGGTGGCCTCGAATCCTTGTTCTTCTATGCCAATCGTGACCCTCCTGTTCCTCACTTGCCCAGCCTGCCATGCAGCTAGTGGTGGGCATATAACCCAGTCCTGGTCAGTGAGGCCTCAGAATTCTGCTGTGGGGATTGAAAGGGAGCAGACACAGCCTGGGCGGCTCTTCTCCCTCCTTGCTGCCTTCAACACAGGAGTGAAGGCTGGAACTACAGCAGCCATTTTATGACACCGAGGTGTTTAGCACAAGGATAACCAACACGCTAAGACTACagagcagagaggcagagagcttGGCTCTCTGATGGCATTGTTGAACAACCAAAAAAATACAAGCCACTGCCTGCCTAACTgtgtaacaaaaataaaacccgACTTGTTCAAATCACCATCCAGGTCCTCCTAACGATTATAACTGGGAATCTCACATCAGTCAATGTTCCCATCACCACTTGTGAAAGCTGGTGGGATTCTGTGACCTTGTTCACTGTAATTTACCCCACACTGTACCAAACAGCCTTAGGTACAGAATACGATGATGAAGAACGTGGCTCTGAAACCAGAGGGCCTGAGTTCGAATCCCAGGTCTGCCGCTTAGCAGCTGCGTGACGCCGCCGCTTTCTCATCTTTCGGGTATCAGCAGTCCCGACTTGGCTGTTGGGGATGAAATGCAGGGATCTCCTTCAAGTACTCTGAGCGGAGCCTGGAACTCTGAGGAGCAGGCACTGACTGTTATGACCTTTGCACTTCAACGTCTAATTCTTACAACGACGTCTCAGGTTTTCAAAAATTTCTAATTCCTCACATCTGCCTGCAGTGAACCAAGAAGGGCCAGAGCCGCTGGTCCCCGGGGTGCCCAGGCCAGGGTGGACCAACGTTTATCCCTGAAGGGGGCCGACTGCAGGCAGGACGCACACGGGTGTGCTGTGGGGACACAAGGCTGGACAGGAGTGTGCTCACCACCTGTTTTCAGCATTAAAGGGTGATGGCGGGCACACAAGGACCAGGCAAGGGCTCATGGGAACACAGAGGTAAATGCTGGATCCTCCCGGTGTCTCGGGGCAAGTCTGGACCGGTTATTCTCAATAATGCATCCAAAACGCAGGCAGAGCGATGGACGCGCCGTGACGTCATCGAGGGCCAGACAGGTATGTGAGGGTCTGGGCACTGTGGCCTTTGCGACAAGAACCCACATAAGGACAGTATTGTTCCAGAGAGAATAAATGCCCGGAATTTGCCTCAAAGAGAGAGGGCTGTTTCGGTTTCCTAAGCGGGAAAGAGAAGAGTTTTACATCTGTTCCAGATGAAAGCCTGACGTGAAAGGCAGCTCCAGCAGGAGCCGGGGCTGGAGGAGCAGCCGTGTAAACACAGCCACAATGGCCACAAAAGCCACAGCTGACATATGCCACCCGCACCTGTCAGGAGCACCTTCCCCCATGGGCTGAAAGGAGCTGTCAGGTCAGACccggtgggtggggggagggtggccCCCGGCCCCCAGGGGGGTGCTGCCACCTGCCGAGGGCACCTGCAGGCAAAGTGTAAGAAGCACGTAGGCCGGAGACCCAGCGACTCCCCTCATGAGGCCAGCACAGGCCCCGTCTGGGCGCACACATCTTCACGCCTTTGTTCCAGGGGACGCCCAGTAGCAGGTAAAAGCTATGAGGGGAATCCAGAGCCACCGGTGACGCAGGTGTTCGACAAGACTTTAGAAGAAGGTAGATCACAAAACTAGTGTGGTTTGAAGCCACTTTCATAGCCAGAGTTGAGTTTCACCCGTTTGCCTTTAAATCGAATGTTGTTGAAAGGGGCAAACACGGGTCCTGGGGCCCCGACCTCGAGCCTGCGGCCCCTCGGCACTCACACCATCAGCAGAGTCTGACTTCCTCAATTGTGCTTGTTttaaacagagaaaggagaaggggggtggggggctggacGACAGGGGTCTAACACAAAAGGCAAAAGGACTTCAATGGACTTGACTTagacataaatggagaaaaatataaatgagccTTAGCAAGTTAGAGGAAACCTCTAAACGAGTAAGACATGGACAACATTCCAACCAGCAGAAAAGGATCTGATCATTtcaataaaagacagaaaagggaaGATTTCAGCAGATAGGAACATCGAAGTGGAAAACCAAGGAAATCGCCTTCTGGAGCTCCCAGATACAAGACCGGCGTACAAAAATCAACAGCCTCCCTACAAGGCAACCAGGAAATATAGTAGAAACTAAATACACATTAAGGTTTTGGGTTAGGAATGAATCTAATAAAGGATGCTTAAAatctttaggaagaaaaatttaaactTCCATTAAAGGACATAAAAGAGCTATCTGGCAACAACTTTCACGGATGAGATGGTTTAACAGTGCACAGACGgtaaacagtgtgtgtgtgtgtgtctgtgtctgtgtctgtgtgtgtctgtgtgtgtctgtggtggCGCCTAAGGGACTGTGATGAGGAGCTGAGCtgccccaggctccaggccccAGGGGCTCAGTGTCTATGCAAATGGCCATTTTCCAGGGAGAGCAAGCCAGCCCTCATTTGCGTCTGCCTCTCCTGCTCCCCCTTCCCATCCAGCCTGACCCCCTCCCGCAGGGGGCTATTCTCTCCCCAGGGGCTGCTGTGTGCTCCTGTGGAAGCCCCTGCTTCCCCCACAGGCAAGGGGCCACAAGGGGACTTCGCTGGGCACATGGCCTCTAAGCATCACCACTGTCCCAACAAATCGGCCCCCAGCAGACACTCTCAGAATCCTTGGGCACCAAATGGGATGAGGGGCCCCTGAGTCCTATGGGAGCAGGTGCCTGACCAGGGACAGTGACCACCAGCAGCTTGGCCAGGCTAGGGTGGAGGCCGGAGTGCGTCTGACCAGCTCCAGGGGTGGATGAGCCGTGCCGTGAGGGGGTACCAGACTCAACTGCTGGGAGCAGGGCCCACGTCCGCGCCTTCCGTGGGTCCCAGCCCCTGCTGGACCTCCCTGTCTGCGCCGGCCTGGGACAGACACCAGCGTCTCCTGCATCTCCAGGTTCACGGTCGCTCGTCTGAGCCAGGTTTCCAGCACTGACACTCCATCAGGGCAGGGGAGTCTCGGGTTAACATCCCACCCAATCACTCACTTGTGGCACAACCCTGGGCAAGGCACTGTTGCCTCATCTGTTAGACGGTGATGATGCGCCTGCACTCACGGGGTTCCTTTTCCAGGCAAGAACCAGCATTAACGGCCTGTTACAATCCTGGCTGCTGTTCGAGCATCCACTGTGGTCAGGCACAGATTTAAGTCCTGTATACGGATTCTCACTCAACGCTCacagccaggcctgggctggcctTGGGGCTCTAGATCTAAATGGGAGCACTCAGAGCGTGGCCGGGAAGCTTGGGTTGGTGTCCCTGCAGCCGCCTCCCAGCTCGGGTCCCTCCCAGCTGCCCCACCACCCTATGGAGGCCCAGCGCTGGTCCCCTCCTGCCTGGCCCCGCTCCAGCTGCCTTGCTGTCTCTGGTCTCCAGCTGGGCTTTCTCCCATCTGATATCCACGTGGCAGCCTCAGATCGGACCTGTCACCACTCCACTaggctcccccagcccctcgGGAGTCCTGCCACACCACTATCAGGGCCCTTCTCCCTCCGGCCACCTCACCAGCCTCAGCCCCGCAACCCTAATCTCAGACCCTGTTCCCGCCACACTAAAGAACGCGCACTTCTGTAGCCACGCCCCGACATGTCAAGCCCCCAAGCCTTTGCGTGGGCAGTGCCCGCTGGCTGgccagcctcagtctcctctgcCTGGCTCATTCCTACTGGGCCCTAAATAACTTGTGTCTAGCATCACCTTCCCAGATCCTCCGAGTCAGGCTGGGGGCCTCCTGCAGCCCCCGTCTCTGCTTCTTTCTGTATCCAACCACACCAGCCGGCGCTGCTTTTGCGTCCACGGTGGCTTACCCCGTGAACGCTGGAGCCAGGCTGTTGGGTGTCCTCCAGTAAGttaagctctctgctcctcagGTTTCCTCACTTCTAAAAGAGGATACCAGTCACACCTACTTcccagggctgtggtgaggacAGACGGACAGGATCTGTGTTAAGGTGAGCGCTAGCAGCACAGGCGCGGCCATTCCCGGCTCCCGGCACCCAGCGCAGAGCAGACGCCCAGTTCTGAGGTCGCCGCAGCTGCACATCCAGGAGCCCACACTGGTTTTAACATCTATTTTTTCCAGCAGATTTGCAAACCAGTAGCTTAAAATCCTTCTTTGGTGAAAGGAAGGCACACCTCGCCATGTGTCCCCACCCAGGCGGCGGCCCACACACTGACCCTCCCACACGCTCAGTGGAAAAAACGAGGCCGGAACCCTCTGTTCCCCACAGAGGCCCGCATGCAAATCACACCTCTGTGCAGACACAGCCGCCCCACCGCCACGAGGACGCCTGCGGGGCTTGGGAGAGCGGGAGGGGCGGGCTCTACACGGACAGCCTGCTTTCGGGGAACAGCTCTGCCCTCAGCTGTGTGAGCACCAGCTCCTGGCCGAAACTCGGTTTCCTTATCTGGGAAAGGGGGAAATGCCATCTCCCTCCCAGGGTTGCATCACAGCCTGAACGAACAGACATGTGTCCAGGACAGCACAGCACAGGAGATGTTCAGCAAAAGACAACATGGTCAAGGCTGTAGGAACTGgcggggaggagagggcaggcaaCCTCCTGGTGAGGGACCCTCAGACCAAGGCGAGACTCTAACAAGTTCTATTTCACAGACGGGCAAACAGGTGCAGAGGGCGGAGGGACCAGACGGGTCACTGGGAGGCTCAGCTGAGAAAGATGATGCTCCTTCCAAGGGGCCAGTTTCACAGGACGtgcccctcccacacacacactgggcTGGAAACAGCTGGCCCCTCCTTGGAGGAGGGACCCTTAGTCTCCCCAAGCCCAGCCCTGCCCGCTCCCTTTCCTGCTCCCAGCCTTGCCACATGTCCCTACATGCCCTGCAGCAAATCAGGAGCATGTGACGACACCTTTGGGACTCCAACAAAGCCAAGAGGTCACTGGAGTCCCAGGTGCCAGGCCAGTGGCTGCTGGGCAGACCCAACTGGGAAACACCTAGtccctaatctttttttttttttttctgaagaagattggccctgagctaacatctattgccaatctttctctttattttccctccccaaagccccagtacgtagttgtttatcctagttgtagctcattctagctcttctatatgggacactgccacagcacggcttgacgagcagcgtgtaggtctgcgcctgggatcagaaccacaaagccctgggccacggaagtggagcacacaaaattaaccactcggccacgggacccaCCCCCCCAGTCTTTCTCCATCAGGGCTTCCCACCCACACCCCTCCCAGTCACCAGCTCTTCCCCACCCAAACGGGGTGATACCCTGGTTTACAGAGCACCCAGTGCTCAAAGCATCGGGCGCACACACAAGCTCTAACTCTGTGggacagacctgggttccagtccccGCTCTGCCACTGCTTTGTGACCTGGACCAATCACC from Equus asinus isolate D_3611 breed Donkey chromosome 4, EquAss-T2T_v2, whole genome shotgun sequence harbors:
- the BIK gene encoding bcl-2-interacting killer, whose amino-acid sequence is MSQVGPVSRDLFLDAFLHERSPEALEVLGMTELTESSPDSDNRDSVAMRLAFIGDEMEVRWMLPHIAELPGVAMYSLAFTYNQTGLRGVFRSFMDGLTNLRENIRFWSFLTRRDRVSPSRGRELALSVLLLLVLLLGWGLHLLQ